Genomic window (Arachis hypogaea cultivar Tifrunner chromosome 13, arahy.Tifrunner.gnm2.J5K5, whole genome shotgun sequence):
GGAAGTCACAGAATATCCTGTTTGCAACTCAACAATCAgaaatcaaattattttcattaataataataataataataataagaataataataataataataataataataataataataaaacaaaacaagAGAGTTAAAGAAAAGCTGTTATAAAACCATCCAGGCATCCACTGATGATGAAAAATTCTTGTTGAGCTGCTATAACTTGTTTTATAGAAACTgattattttatttcattcagGAATCCAATTTCCGCAGTAGCACCTTCATGAACATTAGATACAGCAATTCAATTGCAGATGGCAAACATGTTAAAAAAAGAAGTGAGAGAAAAAGAAATGCCTATATATTTCTTGTTAATAAACACAAATAGTTAAGGCAAAACCTCTCCCTATGAACATTAGATGGAAAACCTGAAACAACCTAAAAAACAATTCATTCAGTGATTCTGcatttttccttttcttaaatCAGCTTCAGCAACTTCACTAATTATGGTCAATGTTTTTTGGATAGGGATCTCATTGTGTGCCTGCAAAGGCTCCAATGAGTCCACAATATCTCGCATTAGCGGCCGAGCCTTTGGATTGCGGTTCAAGCAATGGTAAGCAAGCATTGCAGCCTTGTGAACACCTTTTATTGGATAGTCACCTTCAAGCCTTGGATCTATGATGTTTAGaagttttttcttctccttcagcAGAGGAAGAGCCCAATCTGCAAGGTTCTGTTCTCTTGCTGGCCTTAACTTGTCTAGCGATTTTCTTCCCGTCAGAAGTTCCAGAAGAACAACGCCAAAGCTGTAAACATCACTTCTGGGGGTCAAATGACCTGCACAATCGATCACATCATATTATTTTTCAGCGTTTAATTATGATGCACTAACATATTCTTCTGCCATAACGATGGATCATGAAATTTTGACACTAGGGGCAAAATATaagtaacataataataaaatataatgtatACATAAAAATCAGCTATCAAATTATCCATTAaccattatatatttgtatataaatacatgtgtttaATTCATTTTCAATGCATACtttgtatttcaatatatattttatactgatggttattttttatgtacatataatataattattgttataattatattttgttattgtaaaatatgattagttttcaaaatatctaatttacaaattaaaacactaaaatagtaatttaaataataacatacaaTTTAGAATTCTACTTTTAGGTTTTATAtcttgaaaatattgagaattttttttcttaacaatacaatcaaatgtctctctttttatatatattaataaacaattatttaaaaattcacttctcGTACAATTAGAAGCCAACTCTTAttgatattcatagttgaaaaagttctttcaattaatacagttgctacaagaaaaactaaagctaatttcaaaagaagataaataatactcTTTCGAGTCGATTTGTAAGAAAGGACAACAATctgatttaaattgagaattgatcattctaatggatatttaatataatttttaaattgactatTAAGTATCAAAAGTTGAGTTAAAAATTATTGTGCggtcaaattcaataatttaatagagacaaataaatattattatcatatatacaactcaaaaaaaaatttaaatttcagtgAGGGCAACTAATGTACATAGATCCATCCCTATGTTCTGGTAGGTGAAATTCAATGATAATAGCTGATGTGACAgttttttattggatttttttactacttcaatcaaattgtattttcatactttacCTGTCATTATGTACTCCGGTGCAGCATAGCCATATGTTCCCATTATGCGAGTCGAAACATGGGATTCGTCTCCAACTGGCCCATCTTTAGCAAGGCCAAAGTCAGAAAGTTTTGCATTATAGTCCTGTTTACGGCACATGCGAAATAAGAAAAGgggaaaataattaaaagatggTTAGTTTCATTTGATGTACACTATCGTTTATACAAGAATTTCAGGCTTGTGACTAGTTTGTTTTGATCTTGTGATGCGTGTTGTTTATGTTTAAGTGCATTTTTGGTTAAGCAGAACAAAAAGAATAGATGAAACAAGCACAAATCATAGTACAAacgaaaacgaaataaaattctATGCATGAATCCTCCACTAAATCATGTTACTTGAAAGGTAGGTATACCGTATACATCAATTGTTTTGTCAAATTGAGAAACAAGACATTAATGATCAATGAAAAGAGAATTTGCTAAGCTGGATATAGATACATTCTGTTTTAACAAGCATGTGATGACCACACTTGCCAATAAATGGTTAAATAGTAAAATACTTATTGCTCCAATTTCAGCATATTTTCACTGTAAATAGAAAGTTCACAAATAAAATGGTATATTTAACATAAATCTATATTACTGACCAGGTCCAATAAAATATTTGATGTTTTGAAATCACGATAGATGACAGGTTTCTCTGCCTCGTGAAGAAATGCAAGTCCCTTTGCAGCTCCAAATGCAATATTCATTCTTATGGACCATGGCAATGGAAGCAATATTTCTGAAATATATATGAGAAACTAATTGAttagatatataataaaaataaataaatagttgaGTAAAATCATTGGTCTGAATTACATTCTTAGATGTCAAATATTGCAGAACAGAACTTAGCTTTTACAAACATCAACAACAAAGAATAAAGAACACAAAATTTCAATGTAGAAAGAAATACTAACTGGAGAACAAATTGTTTTCGACACTTCCACGGGCCATAAACTCATAAATTAGCACCCTATGTTCATCTTCACAGCAGTATCCAATTAATTTGACTAGATTCGGATGTGATAGCTGCCCCAAAAATATGACTTCTGCCTAGAAAGCAAGCAACCAACCTCAAATCAGTGTCACAGCAAACTAAGTTATATCCAGATAAGTTGATCCGCAGATGTGACCAATAAGCGACATTGAGACATCAAAGACGATGAAGGGAGTCGATATAAACAATGTAAGAGAATGGTTATAAAAGAGTACTACTAACCAACCATTCTCTGTGGCCTTGATGACTGTTATCACCATCATGAACCTTAACAGCCACAGGAAGAGTAGGAAGACCCTGCCTTAACTCCTCAGAGATGAACCCTTTATATACACTTCCAAATCCGCCACCCCCCAACACACGATCCGGCCTAAAATTTGCAGTTATTATCTTTAGCTCATCATAACTGAATACAATCAATGGATTCGCAGCTGAATCACGGCGTAATAGTAGGTTTTCCACTTCCTCAGGATTTGTTGGTAACCTACTATTATCATTCCTTTGTTTCATTGCCTGGTTTTCCTCTCTTGTTGAATCTATATCAAAAATCACAACAAAATAATGTACCCGAATTAAATTGTGCCAAACACAACATATTATCCACATGAGTAATGCTACACATCCAAGTCTTTTTATGAACCAAGTCCAATCAAGTTAAACAATAAGACTTGGAATAATGCTAGTCataattgatttttgttatgttaaatCAACTTGGTTGGTCTTAGTTAATAAAAAGACTTAGATATGTAGCATTATTCTATTCACATTTACAAATATTGCAACAATCACCATATTATTCAAATGCTATATGAAACAATCACCATCACAACAACATTTATCATTAAAATAACAAATACTGCAGCTTTATTATGTAACATAAACTAGGGAGCGTAGACAAACTAATTTGTATTTCATATTCCACCATTAAGAGACAGAGAAGACAAACACAGAGAAAAAGACAATTCAAAAGCAAGGGAATAAATAATTATTGAGAAagcaaagaataattttttagatttttaaaaccAACCACCAAATTTTCGATGAAGATAATACTTAACGCACTAAACTTTTGAGGTTTTCCACTATGATGATATCATCCAATTAAGAGCTACAAATTGAACCGACCTACTTTTGAAGCAGACAAAGGGAAAGGTGATGAGGACTCATTCACAAAAAAGAATTTACACCCCAAGTTATTACTTTTTGTAAAGAGATACATATAACTCAGATATGCATATTCTtgtttcctctttcttttcttcttctaatgATTTGCATAATCTTTACTTGCCTACAAGTAAGACTTTATATATGAATCTAACACTGTATTAAAGtaagtttctttctttctttttctttaacaaTAAACTGAAAGCCACAAcagtatcatcatcatcatcatcatcatcagatatatgataataaaaatagaagaaacataTAAGAGAAGGAAGAAAAAGGATTATGATGTGATCAAATAGAGTTGGctccaatagaaaaataaaggcaAGTTTTGTTATTGGATACGAACCTGGCTTTGCATTAGAAGAGACTCTATAATCTGAAGATTCCAACCTACACAAGCAATTCCCCATAGTACTACTATACAAAGCAGTTTTGCACCAACTACTATccttcaccttcaccttcaccAGCACCCCATCtacaaaaatggaaagaagaCAGAAACTTTTCTAGTGTATATACGAAAAGATTCTGCCTTTTCTTTCACACGTAGATTTCAGACCAAGGAAGAGGCAGAGACAAGAGCAACAAAAGCAAACAAGGCCAAAGGGAAAGGAAGGAAAAACATGGGCAAGAGTTGTTTTATGACATGGATTGATTCATTCAAATGATGGTAGTGGGAATGCGAATGGGGACATGTTTGGTTTTGTGTTTTGGtgatggagaagaaaaagaaagaaagaaaagggggagGAAGAGTGGGATATAATTCAGTAAAAGCAATGATGGTTTATGAGTTAGTGAGTGTGATGAGGTGGTTGTTGTCTATGGAGGAAGATAGCATGGCATGGCCCACACACCCACACACCCACACAAGGAAACTCTCtatgcttcttcttcctctgtttATTTTTGTGCCTTCTTTCCTTTGTGCACTTTCTTCTTAGTGCGCTTATTACATGGATACCCTCcatattttatgtttatgtttaattTCAGAAGAATTCTACTAGGAAACCAACTTGGACTATAATCAATTATAGTCAATTAGTTAAAAAGTATATTAGttatataaaaagaataaaacaaatttttattatttctattttttaaaatttcaaaattaaaaataaaaaaattaattgaattagCTTATGTTaccgttaatttttttaaaattctttatttcaaaattataattataagaatttaattttgaataaaaaattagacaaatagttaattataaattcTCACTTcattaaaaatatctaattttaactttattattaaagttatttaaataaacaaatctagttatataattatataaaactcTATAAgttattaatatatcaaaattaaattttaattataattatacaataaaaatttaatttttatatacaaacaaaatataatttatataaaaattaatttatatattatcatatccacaaaaaataattacttttaagtttattatttaaagaaatgtttaaatatttgaatttataaaataagattacTAATTGAGAAATGATagtatctttttcattttttataacgtcattttatatataattttttaattatatatttgtagaaatttgtaaaaaaaatgacattattaaaattattctgctAAAGATTTTTGTTAtacttccatatatatatatatatatttaatcttAATTCTCTaattctcttcttattcttccaAATTCTTTTTTTATCTGAATCCATTCCTTATAACTTTCTCTCCttctttcactttttatttttcttatctttctctcATTCTATTATTATCACACCCTCATTCGTATCATGAATTCAAAAGGAAGATGAAATCCACATCCGAACCTAAAGAGcatagaagaagaggagaaattAGTGTTTGCATTAGAGGAAGATTTTTTTAAAGAACTGGAGACATGTACTAAGAGTCTATTTGGTCACGTGTTTGCTGATAAGGTCTTTTCAATATGAACTATTGGCAATGCATTGAAGGCTATCTGGAGGAGACCAGATGGATTAGATCAGTGAAATTATGATCAAACCAATTCCAATTCTTCTTTGAGAATAAGTTAGATGTACTCAGAATTGAGAAGGGATCTCCATGACTTTTTAAGGATTATATTTTGCATGTTCGGAGATAGACAGATGTTGACTCTCAGGACTATGAGGGAATTAGttctttttctattcaattatgGGGGATTCTAGAAAATTCAAGACAGTTGAGGTTGGTCATAAATTGGATGAGAAAATTGGTGAGATTATTGATATTGGCTTTTTTTCTGtcagaaaaaaaatccaaaatcctTAAATCTAGCTGATCAATGGTGATAAAAAGTGAAGAACTCGATTCAGATGGTTACTCCAGGAGGTAAAGTGCTGAAAATTAGATTGAGATATGAGTGTATTGGGATCTTCTGCACCTATTGTTCTCACCTTAGACATGATTTAAAGAACTGCCAAATCTTCATGTCAGACTCTACTTCAGGTGATATTAAAGTGGAAAGCATTGGCGACTGGGTTAAGACTGATCAGGTAGGGAAAAGAATTGACAATGACAGTAGTATAATGCAAGCAATTTTAGCAATCAACAATCTAAGCCTTCACAACTAAGGAAAAGCCTGCTCCTTCTTGGTTGATTGAGAGCTTCTCTAAGTAAGTTGAATATGAAGGATGAAAGGAATGAAGTCCCAAGGAGTACAGACTCTCCCAGCCAAGTTTCAAAGTTAGCTTAGTAGTTAATGAAAAAATTTGGTTCTCCTATTATGTTAGAAGATATTACAGGCTCCATGAATGAAATCCAGGAAGATAATCAGATGATAATAGAAGAAGTTAGCAGCAAAAACTGAATCTAAAACAGATGGCAAGACAGAATCATAATTCACTTAACCAATTGGGTGGGACAAAGCGAAGAGTCTCTGATAAAGAATATGAGCTTGTGGCCAAGAAAATATGTGTTTAACAAGAGCTAATTGCTAATCAGAAGGTGGAGGGTGCCAGCCGATCAATGGCAATCCAAGACCCATGAGAGTGTTATCGTAGAATTGTCGGAGTTTGAGGAGATCCCTGACAGTTCACAACCTTAAAGGGATTGTTCAATCCCACTCCCCCGAGTTGGTTTTTCTTTGCGAAACAAAAAACCAATCTCGACAGGTGAAAAGAAAAGTAAGGGCTTGTGACTACTCTAATTGGCAAATTGTTAATCCTTTTGGTAGTGCGGGTAGACTTGCGTTGACATGGAAGGATAATTTTGTTATTCAGATTATCAGTTGTTCTGAGTTCTACATTGTTGTCTTGATAAAAGATGTCCCTTTTAACATTGAATAAAACTTTGTAGGCATTTATTTAAATTGCGATGAGAATATTCGGCTATCCCAATTTCAAGAAATCTCTTTGGTGCTCTCCCAACTCCAAGGTAAATTGGTTATTGTTGGTGATTTCAATTCCATTATTTATCCAGGTGAGAAACTTGGTGGTAATCCTAAATCTCATTCTTCTATTTCTGCCTTTAATTACTTTATTGGAGATAACTCATTGATTAATTTGGGAATGGTGGGTAGACCATTTACTTGGAGTAACAGACGCAGAAAAGGTGAACTAATCCCGAAATGCTTGACATAGTGCTTGTTGATGAATCTTAGTCCTAATTATACTCTCAACCCACGACCTTTTGACTATCAGAGATAGGTTTTGATCATGCCCCCTCCATTTGGAAACTAACTACCAATCGGAGAGATGAAAAAGGAGATTCAAATTTCAATCCTACTGGTGTGGTGAAGAAACAAATTCGTAACTTCATCAGTGAGGTTTGGAACTCAGATATAGAAGGTTCAACAATGTTCAGATTATTTCAGAAGCTTAAATTGGTTAGATACGAATTGGTTCTCTGGTAAAAGAACATATTTAGTAATTCTAAAAAGGAGATTGTAGAAGTTACTGCACTTCTAGAACAAAAATGAACATCAGGAATCATGGGAGATATTGAATTACTTGAGCTTGAACAACGGCTTAAAAAGGTATATTTGTACGAGAAACTTTATTGAAAAGACAAATCTAGAATTAAATGGCTAAAAGAAGGAGAACCAAATATAAATTTCTTCCATCGAAAAATTTAAATCTAGAATCAGAAGAAATAAGATATGGCAACAACCAATACTGATATTGCTAAGGTGGATGAGGGCTACTTTAAGAGTATTTTCACATCTTCCAATCAGGCGGATTCTGGGTCTTTTTCATAGACTTTTAGCCTAAGATTACAGCTAACATGAACTGTAGGCTCAAAATACCTGTTTCTATAGATAATGTGAAAAGAGCTACTTTTAGTATCCACCCTTGGAGTGCACTGGAAGAGGATGGTATAACGGCTAAATTCTTCCAATTCTACTGGAATATAGTGGGAGAATATGTGTTTCGAACTATGAGGAGTTTCTTTGATGGGggtagaattttgaaaatttttaaccaTACCAATATCTGTCTAGTGCCAAAGATCCCAAATGTGAGCAATATGACTCAGATAAAACCCATTAGTTTGTCCTCTGTTGTCTACAAAATCATTTCGAAGGTGCTGGTCTACAGACTCCAAGAGTATATGAACAAGGTAATTAGCCCTACTCAGAGTGCATTCTTAAAATGTAGACTTATTTCTAATAACATTCTTATAGCACACAAATATATGCACTACCTTAAACAAAAGAAACAAGGCTTAGAATACGAAATAACACTCAAGCTTGATATGAGTAAAGCCTACGACAGGGTGGAGTGATATTTTCTATAGTTTATTATGGAGAAGTTGGGCTTCGAATTGAGATTCATTGACTGAATTCGTGAATTGATGATAATCGTTTCTTACTTTATTTGTGTGGAAGGTTAACCCtatgatttttttaaactaaatagAGGCATCCGTTAAGGTGATCCTCTatccccttttcttttcttattatgtGTAGAAAGTCTTTCCTTTTTGCTACATAAAGTAGAGCAAAACAATCTCATTCGGGGAATTTAGATAAACAGAAAATGTCCAACTATAAATCACTTGCTATTCGATGATGATTCCATTTTATTCGGTAAAGCCTCGAAAATAGTTATGCCTTTATTCTAGAATTATTGGAATCTTATGATAGCTTTAGTAGGCAAAGAGTTAATCTTAATAAATTGGCCTATTTTTTAGTAAAACAGTCCAATGCCAATTAGAGCTTTCCTAGCAGCCCAGCTGAATATTTCTCACATAGGTGCATAGGATAAATATTTGAGTCTACCTTTCCTTGTCAACCGCTCAAAGAAAGCCACCTTCAACTCAATCAAAAATAAGGTTTTCAAAAGGACACAAGGATAGAAAAGGTGCTTGTTATCTAATGGAGGAAGATAGGTATTACTCTGAGCAGTTGGTAAAGCCATACCAATCTATACCTTGTCATGTTTTAAACTTTCGGACAACTTGCTAAATGAAATTCGTAATATTCTAACCCAGTTTTGGTGAAGGCAGCAAGGTTTTGAAAGGCGAATGCTATAGATTAGCTAGGATAAGATGACTAAGGCTAAGAAAGAAGGCAGGCATAGTTTCAAAGATCTCAAGACTCAAAACCTGGCTCTTTTGGGTAAATAGTACTGGAAAATCGTGACTCAACCTAACTCTCTTCTTTCTAGAATACTTAAAGGTAAATACTTCAGATTTAATTCTATCCTTATAGCAGAAGTAGAAACCTTACCTTCTGGGAGTTGGCAAAATATTCTTAAAGAGAGGCAAGTTGTAGAGAAAGGCATTAGTTGTAAATTAAGTTTTGGTGATATATGAATCTTTAGTGAACTATGGCTCACTCCTCCTTACCCCCTTCATTGTTCCATATCCGCGACACTATTATTAGATAGTTACCATCTGTTATGGGTGAAAGACCTGTTTTTGTCAAATAAATAGTGGAATCCTCTCCATAACCCCAGTAGAAGGTGAAGACATAATTCAATGGGTGATAAACAGAGCAAAAACATATGATGATGTATTAGGGTACATGATTGCTTACCAAATTTACCATACTTTCATTGAATTTTGTTCGAAC
Coding sequences:
- the LOC112733331 gene encoding probable serine/threonine-protein kinase PBL16; amino-acid sequence: MGNCLCRLESSDYRVSSNAKPDSTREENQAMKQRNDNSRLPTNPEEVENLLLRRDSAANPLIVFSYDELKIITANFRPDRVLGGGGFGSVYKGFISEELRQGLPTLPVAVKVHDGDNSHQGHREWLAEVIFLGQLSHPNLVKLIGYCCEDEHRVLIYEFMARGSVENNLFSKILLPLPWSIRMNIAFGAAKGLAFLHEAEKPVIYRDFKTSNILLDLDYNAKLSDFGLAKDGPVGDESHVSTRIMGTYGYAAPEYIMTGHLTPRSDVYSFGVVLLELLTGRKSLDKLRPAREQNLADWALPLLKEKKKLLNIIDPRLEGDYPIKGVHKAAMLAYHCLNRNPKARPLMRDIVDSLEPLQAHNEIPIQKTLTIISEVAEADLRKGKMQNH